A genome region from Dethiobacter alkaliphilus AHT 1 includes the following:
- the gpr gene encoding GPR endopeptidase encodes MTAINIKRRNIRTDLAIEAREMLMGEVQEEIPGVQTQTEDIGEMTVTRVHITTPDAEEKMGKKQGRYITLEAPGLRQKNTELQDTVSRQFTQELLSMLDLGPEQTVLVVGLGNWNVTPDALGPRVVKDLLVTRHILELQPETLGEGFRPVGAIAPGVLGITGVETSEIIQGLVEKVKPDALIAVDALAARNLSRLHTTVQIADTGITPGSGVGNKRMGISQETIGIPVIAVGIPTVVDAVTIADDLTDHMMEAIMQEAGKDSPIYPVIQSIAEGDKRAVMQEVLEPYGGRLMVTPKEIDTLVEDIARLLAGGINAAMHPAIRSEETGKYLH; translated from the coding sequence ATGACCGCAATTAATATAAAACGTCGTAATATCCGCACCGATCTGGCCATTGAAGCCCGTGAAATGCTGATGGGCGAGGTGCAGGAAGAAATCCCCGGTGTGCAGACACAAACTGAGGATATTGGTGAAATGACTGTAACCAGGGTTCATATCACCACCCCCGATGCGGAAGAGAAAATGGGAAAAAAGCAGGGTCGTTATATTACTTTGGAAGCGCCGGGACTGCGGCAAAAAAATACTGAGCTGCAGGATACGGTTTCCCGCCAGTTTACCCAGGAATTGTTGTCTATGCTGGATTTGGGGCCGGAGCAAACAGTTTTGGTGGTGGGACTGGGTAACTGGAATGTGACTCCGGATGCGCTGGGTCCCAGAGTGGTTAAAGATTTGCTGGTAACCCGCCATATCCTGGAGCTGCAGCCGGAAACGCTGGGCGAGGGTTTTCGCCCGGTGGGAGCCATAGCTCCCGGTGTTCTGGGCATAACCGGAGTAGAAACCAGTGAAATTATCCAGGGCCTGGTGGAGAAAGTAAAGCCCGATGCCCTGATTGCCGTGGATGCCCTGGCAGCCCGGAACTTAAGCCGCTTGCATACCACGGTACAGATTGCCGATACCGGAATAACCCCCGGCTCCGGTGTGGGTAATAAACGGATGGGTATCTCGCAAGAAACCATCGGAATTCCGGTAATTGCGGTGGGCATTCCCACAGTGGTGGATGCCGTTACCATTGCCGATGACCTCACCGATCACATGATGGAGGCCATTATGCAGGAGGCGGGCAAGGATTCGCCCATCTACCCGGTTATCCAAAGCATTGCCGAGGGAGATAAACGGGCTGTGATGCAAGAAGTGCTGGAGCCCTACGGCGGCCGCCTGATGGTTACTCCCAAGGAAATCGATACGCTGGTGGAGGATATAGCCAGGTTGCTGGCTGGGGGTATCAACGCCGCCATGCATCCGGCCATCCGCAGTGAAGAAACAGGTAAATATCTGCACTAA
- a CDS encoding alpha-amylase/4-alpha-glucanotransferase domain-containing protein: MSTQQAKKIHLILALHNHQPEGNLPEVFERTYTNAYEPFIAELEQFGQIKVVQHYSGILLRWLQENRPAFMSRLRNLVSSGQIEMMGGAFYEPILVMIPDEDKVGQIAKQSRFIRENFQTDVSGAWLAERIWEPHLAKPLVQAGIGYTVLDDAHFRNVGFTEEETLHYYVTEESGSRLSIFPISETLRYKIPFAEPQETIDYLAQMATPEGDRVVVLADDGEKFGSWPGTADLVYKEQWLRRFFSLLQENSQWLQVTTFQEFMQKQPPAGRIYLPAGSYREMMEWSGGFWRNFFVRYPESNQIHKKMLHVRDKLSRVPAGPQKSEAEEYLWAGQCNCAYWHGVFGGLYLNFLRSALYSRLIAAETLTDRMLHNEQSWVEVEQKDFDYDGAEEVLVSGPELGFVVAPAQGGSLLELDFKPRRFNLFDVLSRRQEPYHCNIFEMAQGQCSTDEIKTIHHITRVKEAGLENLLVYDNYRRASLIDHFYPPGTTIEELSGGPGAADIGDFTGAVYELQGANANGAAQVGLSRNGTVRLNGTAQPVRVSKTVGYTPQSGEIRYEYTLENSGDSPLETMFAVEFNITFLAGQAPDRYYSSPGRQLANARLDSRGELHQTRQFGLTDEWLGISTEFSFERPATVWRMPIETVSQSEDGMERVYQGSTLMPAWDLRLQPGEAQTFSFSQQVREVIKEVH, from the coding sequence ATGAGTACACAACAGGCAAAGAAAATTCACCTGATATTGGCACTGCATAATCATCAGCCGGAAGGCAATTTGCCGGAGGTTTTTGAGCGGACCTACACCAACGCCTACGAACCCTTTATTGCTGAGTTGGAGCAGTTTGGGCAAATCAAGGTGGTTCAGCACTATTCCGGAATTCTTTTGCGCTGGCTGCAGGAAAACCGCCCTGCTTTTATGTCCCGGTTGCGCAACCTGGTATCTTCCGGTCAGATAGAGATGATGGGTGGAGCCTTCTATGAGCCCATTTTGGTGATGATCCCCGATGAAGACAAAGTGGGGCAGATTGCCAAGCAGAGCCGCTTTATCCGGGAAAATTTTCAGACCGATGTGAGCGGAGCCTGGTTGGCCGAGAGGATTTGGGAGCCGCACCTGGCCAAGCCGCTGGTTCAGGCCGGCATCGGTTATACCGTTTTGGATGACGCCCATTTTCGTAACGTAGGTTTTACAGAAGAAGAAACGCTGCACTATTATGTCACCGAAGAGTCGGGATCCCGCCTGTCCATTTTTCCCATCAGTGAAACGCTGCGCTACAAAATTCCCTTTGCCGAGCCGCAGGAAACCATAGATTATCTGGCTCAGATGGCCACCCCTGAGGGAGACCGGGTTGTGGTGCTGGCCGATGACGGCGAAAAATTCGGTTCCTGGCCCGGAACGGCAGATCTGGTTTACAAAGAGCAATGGTTGCGCCGCTTTTTTTCTTTACTGCAGGAAAACAGCCAATGGCTGCAGGTGACCACGTTCCAGGAATTTATGCAAAAGCAGCCCCCTGCGGGCCGTATCTATCTGCCTGCCGGTTCCTACCGGGAGATGATGGAGTGGTCCGGAGGTTTTTGGCGCAATTTCTTTGTGCGCTATCCGGAGAGCAACCAGATTCACAAGAAAATGCTACATGTGCGGGATAAATTGAGCCGTGTTCCCGCCGGACCGCAAAAAAGTGAAGCCGAGGAATACCTGTGGGCCGGACAGTGTAACTGTGCTTACTGGCACGGTGTTTTTGGCGGGCTGTACCTGAATTTTCTCCGTTCCGCCCTTTACAGCCGGCTCATTGCCGCTGAAACGCTGACCGACCGGATGCTCCACAACGAGCAGAGTTGGGTGGAAGTGGAGCAAAAAGATTTTGATTATGACGGCGCCGAGGAGGTGCTGGTGAGCGGACCGGAGTTGGGCTTTGTGGTGGCGCCGGCTCAAGGGGGTTCACTTTTGGAGCTGGACTTTAAGCCCCGTCGCTTTAACCTCTTTGATGTGCTAAGCCGCAGGCAGGAGCCGTATCACTGCAATATTTTTGAAATGGCCCAGGGCCAGTGCTCCACCGACGAAATAAAGACAATCCATCATATCACCCGGGTTAAAGAAGCGGGCCTTGAGAACCTGTTGGTCTATGATAATTACAGGCGCGCCTCCCTGATTGATCACTTCTATCCGCCGGGCACCACCATTGAAGAGCTCTCCGGCGGTCCCGGCGCTGCAGATATCGGTGATTTTACCGGCGCCGTTTATGAGCTGCAGGGTGCCAATGCAAACGGAGCGGCACAGGTTGGCCTGAGCCGCAACGGGACTGTCCGTCTAAACGGTACAGCTCAGCCTGTGCGGGTGTCCAAAACAGTGGGGTATACACCGCAGTCCGGAGAAATACGCTATGAATATACGCTGGAAAACAGCGGCGACAGTCCGCTGGAGACCATGTTTGCCGTGGAGTTTAACATTACTTTTCTGGCGGGACAGGCGCCGGATCGCTATTATTCTTCGCCGGGACGGCAGCTGGCCAATGCACGCCTTGACTCCCGTGGCGAACTGCATCAGACCCGACAGTTTGGCCTCACCGATGAATGGCTGGGAATTTCCACCGAGTTTTCATTTGAACGTCCCGCCACCGTCTGGCGTATGCCCATAGAAACGGTGTCTCAGTCTGAAGACGGGATGGAGAGGGTTTATCAGGGATCCACACTGATGCCTGCCTGGGATTTGCGCCTGCAACCCGGCGAAGCGCAGACATTTTCTTTCTCCCAGCAGGTACGTGAAGTGATAAAGGAGGTACACTAG
- a CDS encoding glycosyltransferase family protein translates to MIIGLIRRGQNDNLSLALASSVAAEAGQAYLFTDDALLARDLQMSSFARFNLRVGERIQPVTVKEAGKDAVRIFFIQESSPLFFAAAVAATLGQLAAQEKTKPDFLQLFCAQDIVCALLCRAYRQIPFIYHVCRLTQCKMPLRDLHSLGLTLPAGSLQLGETFLAETAAAAAAVYVVDESMGQKPQHWADFFSAYAGKVVEGFPAVNTAYWSHIATNDAPRPQRKKQVLAAAKKTGYLLATGDPPYFGDALPEEIVFLPPAGDESRRQTLLQATDFYFFDGERGKPQEALAAMAAGSIVITSASPFTKSLVTDETTDAQYPTGYLYQDGEQGWQETVARAVRDFRQRTDWQQAMRQRSRSRICERFGLEQAAKLCVGTCRGVGPVKLPFIIKD, encoded by the coding sequence GTGATTATTGGTTTAATTCGTCGTGGACAAAATGATAATCTGTCTCTGGCGCTGGCCTCCAGCGTGGCCGCTGAAGCGGGGCAGGCTTATTTATTTACCGATGATGCCCTCTTAGCCCGGGACTTGCAGATGTCGTCCTTTGCCCGGTTTAATCTGCGGGTGGGAGAGCGAATACAGCCGGTGACTGTAAAAGAAGCCGGCAAAGATGCGGTTCGCATCTTTTTTATTCAGGAGTCATCACCGCTTTTTTTTGCAGCGGCGGTGGCTGCCACATTAGGGCAGTTGGCGGCACAGGAAAAAACAAAGCCCGATTTTTTACAGCTGTTTTGCGCTCAGGATATAGTTTGTGCCTTACTTTGCCGGGCATACCGGCAAATTCCTTTTATTTATCATGTTTGCCGCCTGACACAGTGCAAGATGCCGCTGCGTGATCTGCATTCTTTGGGGCTGACGTTGCCTGCCGGCAGTTTGCAGCTGGGTGAAACTTTTCTGGCGGAAACCGCTGCCGCCGCAGCAGCCGTATATGTGGTGGATGAGTCCATGGGGCAAAAACCGCAGCACTGGGCGGATTTTTTTTCCGCTTATGCGGGAAAAGTAGTGGAAGGTTTCCCTGCGGTAAACACCGCTTACTGGTCCCACATTGCGACAAACGATGCCCCGCGGCCGCAGAGAAAAAAGCAGGTGTTGGCCGCTGCAAAAAAGACAGGATATTTGCTGGCTACCGGCGATCCCCCTTACTTTGGGGATGCATTACCGGAGGAAATAGTTTTTTTACCTCCTGCCGGTGATGAGAGCCGCCGGCAAACACTGCTGCAGGCTACCGATTTTTATTTTTTTGACGGTGAGCGGGGAAAGCCGCAGGAGGCGTTGGCCGCCATGGCGGCAGGCAGTATTGTAATAACGTCGGCTTCGCCCTTTACCAAAAGTTTGGTAACAGATGAAACAACGGATGCCCAGTATCCCACCGGCTACCTTTACCAGGACGGAGAACAGGGCTGGCAGGAGACAGTGGCGCGTGCGGTACGGGATTTCCGGCAGCGGACCGACTGGCAGCAGGCCATGCGGCAGCGCAGCCGCTCCCGTATTTGTGAGCGTTTTGGCTTGGAGCAGGCAGCAAAGCTGTGCGTTGGAACCTGTCGGGGAGTGGGCCCGGTGAAACTGCCTTTTATCATCAAGGACTAA
- a CDS encoding glycoside hydrolase family 57 protein, with protein MKPLYIAFVWNQHQPYYLDTMKKEYIMPWVRLHATKDYYQMAAILREYPQIRQTFNLTPSLVAQLDDYLEGADDYYLRVMKPVEELSAEEKRFLLSHYFDIHWERVIGCWPRYSQLLSKQGRCKEPESVEAALARFTDQDYLDLQVWFNLAWIDPEVRQKDEELSALQQKGQSFSEEDKALVLKKQWDIIRQVVPVHKELAQSGQIELITTPFYHPIVPLLIDSTSALRATPGLHLPSTFSYPEDAAEQTVRAVNQYRRYFDGTPSGIWPPEQAVSPEALAMFADHGFDWTITDEDILARSLNCEIYRDGFGHVLNADELYRPYLAQVQGREIAVIFRDHHLSDRIGFVYHQMSMDHAVDDLIHRFHKIRESVANCQGPHLVTLALDGENAWEWYPGDKQEFLHKLYSRLSQDTLLRTVTVSEFLQEHPPGRHLENLHSGSWVDHSVTRWIGSESKNRLWQMLLDARQMLERVRGTISPERLMRAKENLLIAEGSDYTWWVDSMPYYLAAPFEALFRKHLANAYRECGVANPPYLDEPVIRPQHGEAAWVDNPLAGPTAMVQAKN; from the coding sequence GTGAAACCATTGTATATTGCCTTTGTCTGGAACCAGCACCAACCGTATTATCTGGACACCATGAAAAAAGAGTACATCATGCCCTGGGTACGGCTGCATGCCACCAAGGATTATTATCAGATGGCCGCAATTCTGCGGGAGTACCCGCAAATCAGGCAGACATTTAACCTGACCCCGTCATTGGTGGCGCAGCTGGACGATTATCTGGAAGGAGCCGATGATTATTACCTGCGGGTAATGAAGCCGGTGGAAGAGCTCTCAGCGGAGGAAAAGCGCTTTCTGCTTTCTCATTACTTTGATATCCACTGGGAGCGGGTAATCGGCTGCTGGCCCCGCTATAGTCAGCTATTATCCAAACAGGGGCGCTGCAAGGAGCCGGAATCGGTGGAAGCTGCCCTGGCCCGTTTTACCGACCAGGATTATCTGGATTTACAGGTCTGGTTCAACCTGGCCTGGATTGACCCGGAAGTGCGCCAAAAGGATGAGGAATTATCCGCTCTGCAGCAAAAAGGTCAGTCCTTTAGCGAAGAAGATAAAGCGCTGGTGCTAAAAAAGCAATGGGATATAATCCGGCAGGTGGTACCGGTGCATAAAGAGCTGGCACAAAGCGGCCAGATTGAGCTGATTACTACGCCTTTTTACCATCCCATTGTTCCTTTGTTAATCGACAGCACCAGTGCGCTGCGGGCAACACCGGGGCTGCATCTGCCGTCTACCTTCAGTTATCCTGAAGACGCCGCGGAACAAACGGTGCGGGCTGTTAACCAGTACCGCCGCTATTTTGACGGCACGCCCAGCGGTATCTGGCCGCCGGAACAGGCTGTGAGCCCGGAGGCGCTGGCCATGTTTGCCGATCACGGGTTTGACTGGACCATTACCGATGAAGATATTCTGGCCAGGTCATTAAACTGTGAAATCTACCGGGACGGTTTTGGCCACGTTTTAAACGCCGATGAATTGTATAGGCCCTACCTTGCACAGGTACAGGGTCGTGAAATTGCGGTTATCTTCAGAGATCATCATCTTTCCGACCGCATTGGTTTTGTCTATCATCAGATGAGCATGGATCATGCCGTGGATGACTTAATTCATCGTTTCCATAAAATCCGGGAAAGCGTAGCCAACTGCCAGGGGCCTCACCTGGTCACCCTGGCTTTGGACGGGGAAAATGCCTGGGAATGGTATCCCGGCGACAAGCAGGAGTTTTTACATAAACTTTATAGCCGCCTGTCGCAGGATACGCTCCTGCGTACCGTGACTGTTTCCGAGTTTTTGCAGGAGCATCCGCCTGGGCGGCACTTGGAGAATTTGCACAGCGGTTCCTGGGTGGATCACAGCGTGACCCGCTGGATTGGCAGCGAAAGCAAAAACCGGCTCTGGCAAATGCTGCTTGATGCCCGGCAGATGCTGGAGCGGGTGCGGGGTACCATCTCCCCTGAAAGGTTGATGCGGGCCAAAGAGAACCTGCTTATTGCCGAGGGCAGTGATTATACCTGGTGGGTTGACAGCATGCCCTACTATCTGGCTGCGCCTTTTGAAGCGCTGTTTCGTAAGCACCTGGCCAATGCCTACCGGGAATGCGGTGTGGCCAATCCGCCATATCTGGATGAGCCGGTAATCCGGCCACAGCATGGTGAAGCGGCCTGGGTGGACAATCCGTTGGCCGGTCCCACCGCCATGGTACAGGCGAAAAACTGA
- the lepA gene encoding translation elongation factor 4, with the protein MQRSHIRNFSIIAHIDHGKSTLADRLLEYTGALTQREMADQVLDQMDLERERGITIKLQAVRLRYQAKDGQEYTLNLIDTPGHVDFTYEVSRSLAACEGALLVVDAAQGIEAQTLANVYLALENDLEIIPVINKIDLPSADVEKVKRELEDVIGIPGDEAVLVSAKAGMGIEDVLEAVVQQIPPPTVEEDEPLRALIFDSHYDSYRGAVAYIRVMEGRIKDRMKIKMMANDKVFEVSEIGTFQPQMTKASALAAGEVGYLVAGVKNVKDTQVGDTITSADRPAEAPLPGYRRANPMVYCGLYPVDSGEYEDLRDALDKLNLNDAALKYEPETSEALGFGFRCGFLGLLHMEIIQERLEREYKLSLITTAPNVVYQVNMHTGETLSIDNPARMPKNQDIAFIEEPYVSARVIVPSEYVGAVMELCQEKRGNFMNMEYLDTSRVLLTYELPLSEIVFDFFDLLKSRTRGYASFDYELLGYRQSKLVKVDVLINGETVDALSFIAHEDRAYQRGRELTGKLREIIPKQMFEVPIQAAIGNKIIARESIRAMRKNVLDKCYGGDISRKRKLLEKQKAGKKRMKQVGNVEIPQEAFMAVLGIE; encoded by the coding sequence ATGCAGCGAAGCCATATTCGTAATTTTAGTATTATTGCCCATATTGACCATGGCAAATCCACTCTGGCCGACAGGCTACTGGAATATACCGGCGCTCTGACACAGCGGGAGATGGCTGATCAGGTTCTGGACCAAATGGATCTGGAGCGGGAGCGGGGAATAACCATTAAACTGCAGGCGGTACGATTACGTTACCAGGCCAAGGACGGTCAGGAGTATACCTTAAACCTTATTGATACTCCCGGCCATGTGGATTTTACCTATGAGGTTTCCCGCAGTTTGGCGGCCTGTGAAGGAGCGCTGTTGGTGGTGGATGCAGCGCAGGGGATTGAGGCCCAGACTTTGGCCAACGTCTACCTGGCCCTGGAGAATGACCTGGAAATTATCCCGGTTATTAATAAAATTGACTTACCCAGTGCCGATGTGGAAAAAGTAAAACGGGAACTGGAAGATGTTATCGGAATTCCCGGGGATGAAGCGGTGCTGGTATCGGCCAAGGCCGGTATGGGCATCGAAGACGTGCTGGAAGCGGTGGTCCAACAGATTCCTCCGCCCACCGTAGAAGAGGATGAGCCGCTGCGCGCGTTGATTTTCGATTCCCATTATGACTCTTATCGTGGGGCGGTGGCCTATATCCGCGTGATGGAAGGCCGGATTAAAGACCGGATGAAAATTAAGATGATGGCCAACGACAAAGTCTTTGAAGTATCGGAAATAGGTACATTCCAGCCCCAAATGACCAAAGCATCCGCTTTGGCCGCCGGCGAGGTGGGGTATCTTGTGGCAGGAGTAAAAAATGTTAAAGACACTCAGGTGGGCGATACCATAACTTCCGCCGACCGGCCTGCAGAAGCCCCTCTGCCCGGCTACCGGCGTGCAAACCCCATGGTGTATTGCGGGTTGTATCCGGTGGACAGCGGTGAATACGAAGATCTGCGGGATGCCCTGGACAAGTTGAACTTAAACGATGCGGCGCTGAAGTACGAACCGGAAACCTCCGAAGCGCTGGGCTTTGGCTTTCGCTGCGGGTTTTTGGGACTTTTGCACATGGAAATTATCCAGGAGCGGTTGGAGCGGGAATATAAACTGTCCCTGATTACCACCGCACCAAACGTGGTTTACCAGGTGAATATGCACACCGGGGAGACCTTAAGCATTGATAATCCGGCAAGGATGCCTAAGAACCAGGATATCGCTTTCATTGAGGAGCCCTACGTTTCCGCCCGGGTTATTGTCCCCAGCGAATATGTGGGCGCTGTGATGGAGCTCTGCCAGGAAAAGCGGGGCAACTTTATGAATATGGAGTATCTGGATACCAGCCGCGTCCTGTTAACGTATGAGTTACCCCTCTCAGAAATTGTTTTTGACTTCTTTGACTTATTAAAATCCCGCACCCGCGGCTACGCTTCCTTTGATTATGAGCTTCTTGGTTATCGCCAGTCCAAACTGGTTAAAGTGGATGTGCTGATTAACGGCGAAACGGTGGATGCCCTGTCTTTTATTGCCCATGAGGACCGGGCTTATCAGCGGGGACGGGAATTAACCGGCAAACTGCGGGAAATTATCCCCAAGCAGATGTTTGAGGTGCCCATCCAGGCCGCCATCGGCAACAAAATCATTGCCCGGGAAAGTATCCGGGCCATGCGCAAAAATGTTTTGGATAAATGTTACGGCGGCGATATCAGCCGTAAGCGTAAGCTGCTGGAGAAACAGAAAGCAGGGAAGAAGCGCATGAAACAGGTGGGGAATGTGGAAATTCCCCAGGAAGCATTTATGGCTGTGCTGGGCATCGAATAA
- the rpsT gene encoding 30S ribosomal protein S20, translating to MPNTKQALKRMRVTARRTARNRHVKSSVKTAVRRFGDTLDQGDLNTASDKLQAAVKNIDKAVSKGVVHKNAAARKKSRLAKRLNKAQAQVAAE from the coding sequence ATGCCCAACACAAAACAGGCCTTAAAACGCATGAGAGTAACCGCGAGACGGACGGCGCGCAACCGACATGTGAAAAGTTCGGTTAAAACTGCCGTACGCCGTTTCGGCGACACACTGGATCAGGGTGACCTGAATACAGCCAGTGATAAATTGCAAGCTGCCGTAAAAAACATCGATAAAGCTGTCAGCAAAGGGGTCGTGCACAAAAACGCCGCTGCACGGAAGAAATCCCGTCTGGCAAAGCGCTTAAACAAAGCTCAAGCTCAAGTAGCAGCTGAGTAA
- the holA gene encoding DNA polymerase III subunit delta: MKKYGKEPDYLRLKRELEAGTLHPVYIFTGSEDFLMQDAVAAVYGLMEAKAAVSTDYSRIEGPQYALGDVLDMVDTVSLFGDSRMVTVADAPYFAKGAGSKEDLAKLQAYLARRDAASCVVFCARDFMKTTKAAKELAASGGVFVFEPLKGAALADWLRKRVASVGKTASSHTLNLLVERVGRDLRRLANEVDKLATYLGDDRQELDESTVMLATSRSIQGDIFALTDAVVYGRAPKALFLLKDLLGAGEPPLRILAMLVRQFRLLGSAHELLNNGCRADELSARLGIHPYAAEKLVAQAYKASDAQLGRAVELLLQTDLDIKRGKIDQVLALETLVVALGEKSA; the protein is encoded by the coding sequence ATGAAAAAGTATGGCAAAGAACCGGATTACCTGCGCTTAAAACGTGAGCTTGAAGCCGGTACGCTGCACCCTGTATACATATTTACAGGCAGTGAGGATTTTCTGATGCAGGATGCGGTGGCAGCGGTTTATGGCCTGATGGAGGCTAAAGCGGCAGTGTCCACCGATTATTCCAGAATAGAAGGTCCCCAGTATGCCCTGGGCGACGTGCTGGATATGGTGGATACAGTTTCCCTCTTTGGCGACAGCCGCATGGTGACGGTGGCTGATGCGCCCTATTTTGCCAAAGGAGCAGGCAGCAAAGAAGATCTGGCCAAACTGCAGGCCTATTTGGCCCGACGGGATGCCGCTTCCTGTGTGGTGTTTTGTGCCCGGGACTTTATGAAAACCACCAAAGCTGCCAAGGAGTTGGCAGCTTCCGGCGGAGTATTTGTTTTTGAGCCCCTAAAAGGAGCAGCGCTGGCAGACTGGCTGCGCAAAAGGGTAGCCTCGGTTGGCAAAACTGCTTCCAGTCATACATTAAATTTACTGGTGGAACGGGTGGGGCGTGATTTGCGCCGCCTGGCCAATGAGGTTGATAAGCTGGCCACCTACCTTGGGGATGACAGGCAGGAGCTGGATGAAAGCACTGTAATGCTTGCCACCTCCCGCTCTATACAGGGAGATATTTTTGCGCTGACGGATGCGGTGGTCTATGGCCGCGCACCCAAAGCGCTCTTCTTGTTAAAGGACTTGTTGGGTGCGGGCGAGCCGCCGCTGCGTATCCTGGCCATGCTGGTACGGCAGTTTCGCCTGCTGGGCAGTGCCCATGAACTATTAAATAACGGTTGTCGTGCAGACGAGTTGTCGGCACGGCTGGGGATACATCCCTATGCGGCGGAGAAGCTGGTGGCCCAGGCTTACAAAGCAAGTGATGCCCAGCTGGGTCGTGCGGTGGAGCTGTTATTACAAACGGATTTGGATATTAAGCGCGGTAAAATAGATCAGGTTCTGGCATTGGAAACGCTGGTGGTGGCGTTGGGAGAAAAAAGCGCCTGA
- a CDS encoding phage holin family protein, whose protein sequence is MIGLIVRFIVSAIVLMLVSFLLPGFATLGFGAALAAAVVIAVLGFVVESVFGKKISPHNRGIIGFVVSAIVIYLSQFVVPGMSVTIIGAALAALVIGIIDAFVPTELR, encoded by the coding sequence ATGATTGGTTTAATTGTTCGCTTTATTGTCTCCGCAATTGTGCTGATGCTGGTTAGTTTCCTTCTGCCCGGCTTTGCCACCCTGGGATTTGGGGCAGCGCTGGCGGCGGCTGTGGTGATTGCCGTTTTGGGGTTTGTGGTGGAGAGTGTGTTTGGCAAAAAAATCTCTCCTCATAACCGGGGCATTATCGGTTTTGTCGTTTCCGCCATTGTGATTTATCTGTCTCAGTTTGTGGTCCCCGGTATGAGCGTAACCATCATCGGTGCTGCCCTGGCCGCTTTGGTCATTGGCATCATAGATGCTTTTGTGCCCACGGAACTGAGGTAA
- the spoIIP gene encoding stage II sporulation protein P: MARSVFFRVRGRKRSKQKQYKFKKVIFLLLAILFVLAGVRYFSQPVAVPAMATVVAEEEEITGSLPQALYLHMLAQVIPGFEPAPPQKNEGESGAVVEEKKTTRLSDLSDPKNLISSQIPFMVDAELEKQPQVNNVPMRQNDPEEEETPRIVIPLRQTLSGEGKVIIYHVHTTESFVPTSGKTFTDDLTKTVAQLGSELGDLLRSQYNIPVIHNDKIHDIPRTGSYERALPTIKDLLEQNPDADLVIDLHRDGVARNVTTTEIDGQSVGRILFVVGSRHPEWQENNRKAQFLHKQLEEMVPGISRGVRERPLVYNQHVHPGSLLIEVGGHENSLEEARRALPYLARALAELYNSGN, translated from the coding sequence GTGGCCAGAAGTGTCTTTTTCAGAGTCCGCGGCAGAAAACGGAGTAAACAAAAACAGTATAAGTTCAAAAAAGTGATTTTTCTATTACTGGCCATACTATTTGTACTAGCCGGTGTGCGGTATTTTTCCCAGCCCGTAGCGGTGCCTGCCATGGCAACTGTAGTTGCTGAAGAGGAAGAAATCACAGGTTCTTTGCCACAGGCGCTTTATTTGCATATGTTAGCCCAGGTTATTCCCGGTTTTGAGCCGGCGCCGCCTCAGAAAAACGAAGGTGAGTCCGGTGCTGTGGTGGAGGAGAAGAAGACAACCCGGCTCAGTGACTTAAGCGACCCCAAAAACCTGATTTCTTCACAGATTCCTTTCATGGTGGATGCAGAGCTGGAAAAACAGCCTCAGGTTAATAATGTGCCCATGAGGCAAAATGACCCAGAAGAAGAGGAGACGCCCAGAATCGTTATTCCTCTCAGGCAGACATTGAGCGGTGAGGGCAAAGTAATCATCTATCATGTCCATACCACGGAATCTTTTGTTCCTACCTCCGGAAAGACCTTCACAGATGACCTGACAAAGACCGTTGCCCAGTTGGGCAGCGAATTGGGTGACTTGCTGCGCTCCCAGTATAATATTCCAGTCATACATAATGATAAAATCCATGACATCCCCCGCACCGGATCATATGAAAGGGCGCTGCCAACCATCAAAGATTTGTTGGAGCAGAATCCCGATGCCGATTTAGTTATAGACCTGCATCGGGACGGAGTGGCCAGAAATGTAACTACCACAGAGATTGACGGGCAATCGGTGGGCAGGATACTTTTTGTGGTGGGTTCACGCCATCCCGAATGGCAGGAAAACAACAGAAAAGCGCAGTTTTTGCATAAACAACTGGAGGAAATGGTACCCGGCATTTCCCGGGGCGTAAGGGAGCGCCCGCTGGTATACAACCAACACGTTCATCCCGGTTCCCTGTTAATAGAAGTGGGAGGACACGAGAACTCGCTGGAGGAAGCACGGCGTGCCTTGCCGTACCTGGCCCGTGCCCTGGCGGAACTATATAACTCCGGCAACTGA